The DNA window TATGAGCAAGTTCTGATGCTGGACCTCAGACTTCTCCAACCCATGTTTATCTGAGAATAGTGCAGGGATATTTGTTTGTCAGAGCGTCCAATCTCAAcaatttcttcagaaaagtaTTATTTGATATTGTATTTTTAGATTCTGCTGCACACTGATGCCATAGTGTTTGCAAATAAGACactggaaagatttttttaatcagggACAATTAGAAGAGTGTTGGTTTGTTTAGCAAGGCAAAATAAaggctgaaagaagaaaagtaaataaaaaggcTGCCTATAAATAATCGAAGAGGCAAGAAGCACAGCATTAGTGAAGGGCATTCATGCGAGGTAATGAACACTATTTGCATAGGAGCAGAAAGGTCTAAAGGGGTGCCAGTATGTATGGACAGACTGGAAATTTGCCAAGACTTATTCATTTGGGCAGGCAAGCCTATAGCAGCCTCCCAATGGGAATGGAAgatatggaaaaaaacaaactgtaTTTAAGATTATACTGAAAACAAGTATGTGAAGGATGTTTGGGGTGGTGCATGGATAGCAAGGAGTGAGCCTCAGCAACCAGTGGGTCTCTGCTAATTCCACATTCACTGAGAAAGGTGTGCCAGTGAAACGGTGCAGGGGACGGCTGTAGGGAGGGGTGGGTGAAGTTTCATGAGACCCACAGGCCGTAGCATGAGGAGAAAGTCAAGAATCATGAAAAGGAACCACAGGTttcacagctgcactgggtaaGTATCCTCTGCATTTACTGAGTCACACAAAAATCATGTTTTGACATCTTCATGTCAAtgccaggagaaaaaatgaTCTTCCAGTGAAAAGGTGTCAGGGCACGCTCCtactgagcagctgcagcaagatGTGTGATAGACCATAACGGACTTAAAGAAGGTAAAAGCCTCTTAATTCGAAGAGGGCCTGTCAGcaaggaggagggggaaggtgACAAGAGGACATAGTCTTTAAGCCCTGCCAAGGGAGCTTTAGGTTGGGTATTAGGatgaatttcttcacagaaggagTGATTAACCATAGGAATGTGCAGTCCGGGGAGGTGGcggagtcaccatccctggagccGTTAAAGACTGgacgtggcactcagtgccacgcCCTGGTTGGCAGTGTTCCGCCATAGGCTGCGATTCcctgatctcagaggtcttttcctcACAAATTCTGTGGCACGGCAGCCATGGCGGGACAGACTCCGAGCACACAACACAAGGAAGCTCTGGGCGGCAGATAGGGTCAGACGCAGACCCTGTGAGCCGTACAGCTCACAAACCCGGCCATGACTCCCGGCCGGGAATGCCGGCTCGCCCTcccgcgccgccgccgggccCCTCAGCTCCCCGGGCGGGCGCCGCGCAGCCGCCTGCAGCCGGATTGGGCGGCGCTCCTGTCAATCAGCGCCCGCGCGCGGGTGCCGCCCCCTCTTCCCGTGGTTCCTGCGCGCGGCGGGCGCTGAAATTCAAATCCCGGCAGCGGTTGGGGCGAGGTTCGGCCGCTCACGGGCGGCCTTGGCAGAGCGGACCCTGCGCGGGCGCCGGCACAGCAATGGACCCGTTCACCGAGGTGAGGGCTCGGCCGGGCCCGGCCTCCCCCAGGCCgtcagctggggagggggcgaGTTGTCAGTGTTCGGGACCGCGGGGACACGGCGCAGGGAAGGGGCCGGTTGGGGTCCGaagggagggagctgctccttgcGCCGCGCTCTCGGTTCGGGGTAGTTGCTCCCGGCTGAGCCCTGTCAGCCACCCTCATCCCCGCTCGGGGGCGATCTGCGGGCTTGCAGCGACCCTCTGTCTGCAGCGGGGAGACCCTCGCTGCCCCGCCCCTGGAGCCCCGCTCCTGCCGGTGCCTCCGCTCCTGCAGCCGCCCgggctgtggctgtgtcagATCCCGCCGGGagaggacagagcagggccGATAGGCGCGAGGGTTTGcggaggagaggcccttcccAAGCCGGGAGTTTGCCTTCCATGCGCGTCGGGCAGATAAGACTCCCAGCGGGGACGGAAGGGACCCGGCAGCAGACGGGAGCGCTGTTGACACTCTGTGTCTGCCATACCTAAAGGTCATAAATCATACATAAAGCATCAAAAATCTATCCAAAGAGGAGACCATCTGATAAAAAATGGTCTCCTATATACTATATGGCACGACTGCCACTTGTGATTGGTCACTTTCTTTGGCAGGCACAgttcctctttttcctctgttAGTTGTTAGAGTGAATTGGCTGTGTGCTTAAGTTTTACAGAAGCAAAATTACAGCAAAAAGAAGAATTTGCCACCTTGAATCTGTATGAAGGCTGAAAGTTTCTTAAAGATGCTATGCTGTACTCTGATTTCATGTCAGAGGTGTAGTTTTAGAGctgtcctgtggctgctttgaGAAATGTCATAGTAAAAAGGGCCTTCAATCCACAGCTTGTGTAATTAAAACCTGAActacctgaaaaaaaattcaaatcgCATACACTGAGGAAATACTCTCTCCTCCCCTTGTAAACAATCTGTTTATCAAACTGACATTCCTTAGATAATTTGAGAGCCCAGAACAGGTAACTGCACcgatctgatttttaaaaatgaacataAGGTGTTGATCTGAACAGATTTACTGAATGTGTTATGCCAAGGCATATTTCCGTGTAAAGCCTTGTGAAGTGTAAACATCTAAAACCTCCTTCCTTAATTGGTAGTGAGTGACATGATCCAGCTTGTCTTAAATAAACTTCAGGTCTGGACTACTGAATCAAATTTAAAATGGTTTTGCATGCTGGGAGATATTCCAACCTGTACACGCCCTTCTTGTACATAGCTGATTTTGAAAATGACCAACGGTGAGGCCACTTAAACTTCATTCAAGTGTTAGCCAGTATTGCAGAGTGCATAAAAAGTCACCTTATCAAGAATATTTCTGCTGTGGAAGACATTCCACTGTTGTGCACAGTTTTGACCAATATTAGTGTCCTAGTATTGAAGTTTAGTAACTGTTCCCAAAGTTCTGTGAAAAGAATTTTACCACATATTTCAAGTATTTATGTTCTGTGGTTtgtgttgctgttttttttcttttaatataaccTTCCTTTAGGTTAACTGCTTTCAAATAATCTTTGTCTACACATTACCCTACTCTGTTACTTGCAGGGACCTGGTGAGGCACTCTAAGTGTTGATTATGTAAAACCTAATAATTTGAGCCTTAATTGGATGAAGCATACTGTTAAGTGTCTGCTGATCACTTTGTAGTACCAAATTTTGTCTGTGTCTCAATGAATTTAAGCTCAAATGCATCTTGGTGTAAGATTCAGTGGAATGCTTTCAAAACAGCTCTGAAATAAGGTTTCTTTTGATTAATCTTGCAAAAAAAGCTGATAACCTTCTGAATCTCAACCAAATTATTAATACAGATTGCACTGAGGAGATGGTACAGGGGATACATTCTCAGAATCACAATGAACATACTATTTGTGACTCCATTCATAGCTGATTTTATAATTCAACTTTCTTGCACAAAAGGGTTTATGTTTGTTACTATGGGATGTTAGAAATAGTCTAGGTTATTTTGTACTTTGAAGTAGTTTTTACCATTCATAGAAGCGAGGATGATTTCCTAGCATGGAGGATGAGCAATGAGAAATAAGTGATGCAGTTGTTTGGGGAAAATTTGCAAATGTGAGATTTGAAGTTAACTATTCTTCAATAGCTCCCTTTGCTCTATTCTGCTAGTAAAGCAGGGTAATTAGAACAAATTCTTGTTTAAGAACATAATCATGTGTGATTATATATGGGCCTAAGTATCTTCCCTGATATATACTTTTGAAAAACTGAAGTTGCCCGTTAACATTTGAGGTGGGAagattttttctgatttttagaAAGTGCTTTTGTGACACAGTAATCCACTTTGACATTGTAGTCCTCAGATTCCTTCATGTAACAAAATAGATAATGGTCTCACACTCATGTGATTtttggggctgctctgtgcagggtgaGGAGCTGGACTTCTAGTGGATTCCTTCCAGCTCAGTATATTCTAGGAGTTTCAACTTCTATGATACTCTGAAACGTTGTCATCAGAACAATTGGAGAATGTACTTGTAGAAAACACCCTGCTGATGAACTTGGAAGTAAGCCTCAGGTTGTGGAGTGTGGCTTACTCATTGTGTGTAACAGCACCGTTGGAGTTATGGCAGTTGGATGGAAAATTTGAGATGCAAGAAGCCAAtaggagctggagctgaacaACAGAGGCATGCATTCTTGGGAAGTGACATCTCGTATGTAACAACTGAAACTCTCTTGCTCAGCtaacaaaacagaaaggaatGTGCCTCTATTTGAATAGAACTGTAGGAATACTGTTATAAAACATATTCAACTTTTTGCAAGAAGAGCTGTTAATTTAAAGTgcctttaggattttttttaatgtgggtACTACGTGCACTTAGTATCCCTCTCTTTGCATTTTGGAACTAAGGAATGTTGACTTGTGGGCACAACTAGCATGGAACCTGCATTGAAGGCATTCATGCATTTCATATATTTtgggtttggaatttttttttccaaattccccCTCTTCTGTGAAAAATAGCAATGCTGAGATTTGTTGTCACAAAAAAACTGTTGAGATTGACATTCTATTTGTCCTGTGTTGCCCTACAATAGAACATTGTTTAAGACTTCAGCCTTAGACAGTTAAAAATGTCAAATGTGTATTTAATTGCTGTGCAACAGGACAAATAATGGCTGGCACAGTTCTTGCAATAATTTATGTGCCACCAAACAACTGCAGTTTATATGCTTCCCTTTAAAGGGCATTAGTTCAATTGCACAATTTCTTGTCTCAACCTTAAAACCTAGATCAAAAGAGTCATTAAGTATCCTTTAGATGTGATCAAACTGAGTGATAATGACTTGCAAATGctatatttaaaacaaacaaaccttttaAAACTGAATACTGTAAGGAATCACTTTGTACTAGTGTGGAACACTTACTAAAACAGCTATTTTATATGGAGTATAATTAGGGTACTCAAATTTCCAATgagtagaaaatgaaaaagaatgttATATAGCTTAATTGGTATCTCTTTATGTGTTTTTCTGTATAGAGTTATCCTAATAAACAGGCTATTTACCATAATATAGCTAGGTATAATATCAGTCTAGTCTTAAATTTTAAGCTTGAGGCAAAGAAAGTCACCTTTTGATTTAGAAGGTgtaataacaattttttttaatattgacgGCCACGCTTTTATTTGTTGAACTTTTTTATGGCCTCTTGACAATTGCTTCaatgttgtttattttgttaGAGGGCCACTGCCAGTCAGGTGACGTGACCAGATGCTTTAGCAATGTGTCAGAAAACGCTGCTAGCAAGACTTGACAGATCAAGATTGTCATGTGATGAttcaggatttaaaaaaaccaaacctttcAAATATTTCTGATGACTTTGTGGTCTATAGGAGCCCCTCTTTTTTGATTTTGCCATTGCTCCTGTCTCTTTAGCCTGATTTTCTTTCAGTGCCAAGCTAGTTGGAGGCAATAGTTGATTTAAGGACTGAAATTTGGAACCTGCTGCCTACCTATGCTAAACAGAATTCCATCATCTTTTACTCTGAGCTGTTACCAGTTAACACACTGCAATGTCTAGTAACACATGACTTATTGACCACTCAGAAACTCCTTGAAAGAACCCGTGCCAGGCGAGAGAACCTGCAGAGGAAAATGGCAGAGCGGCCGAAGATGGGGGCGAGACCCACAATGCAGACCAAGAGGGCCAGAGAGCCTTTGGCAGAAACTGGTAACCAGGCACCTCTTCCTAGTGACGAAGGTATTAGTGACATGTTTAATAAAGATTGTTTTGATACCAGTCTCATAattttttccaaagagaaagTGAAAACACTGAACATTTATCTTCGACTAAACAGTGATGGATGCAGTTACTTAGCCACTAGGGCTAGTTTGTCTTTAGCTGGACCTGAGAGCAGATGTGCCAAGTCATTAGTAAgctatttagaaataattgtgTAATGTAAAGAGAGAGCCTTGTGCTTGGTAGATTTGGGAAGTGCATTTTTTTGGGAAGCATATCAGAGTATTCATAAATCATAACTTTATTTGTACTGCTGTTATGTGTtgttggaaaatattttagattgTTTGAATACTAATTTGTTTGAATCTCTGACCTATCCAGTAAAACCAGATACAAAGCCATCACCATCAAAAAGGCTCTGCCCTAATGATACGGAGACTCAAGCTCCTAGCTCAGAGAATGTACAGCCAGTTCCTTCAAGTTCCACAAGCCATGACTCTCCTCAGATGACTTCAGAACCACACAAAACTGCTTCTAACAGAGCTCCATTGGTTCAGCCTCTtgagaatgcaaaacaaaactCCAAGTCAGAAACTCCTGCAGCCCTTTCAGTCAAAACACGTATGCAGAAGTTGGCAGAGCAGCGGCGCTGCTGGGATAGTGAGGGTATGTTTCACTTGCTAAGCACCATTGGTGTCTCTCAGTGTTTGCATTGACGATTATGTTGGCTAGAAGGAGATAATGTTGTCTGTGGGAAGATTAATGTCTTTTTAAAGAATTCTAAGGCAATACTAGGGCAGGCCCAAAATATTGAAGCTGTTATCTACAGCTTAATTTTAAGCTGATTTTTCTCTGCTACTCTCATGCCTTGCTCCTCACAACACTGACATAAAATTAGTAAACTGCTtgattaaaaatttttaatttgtttagtTTCAGTGCCTCTAGGGCTAGTAGTTTGATTCTGTTGATGACAGGAACATCTAATTGTTGATAAACTCAATATATACAATTATATGTATCTCAGTATAATTTATTAGCAAagtaaatgtgttttcttttttccagatCCCTCTGAATGTGttcctctgtctcctctccagtcAAAAGATTTGTGTGTTTCTCCACCTAAGCAGACATCCAGTGCCCTGGCAAGCGAAACCCCTATTGGGAGGAGAGGCCGTTTAGCTAACCTTGCTGCTACAATTGGTTCCTGGGAAGATGACCTAAGTCATCCatctgcaaagcaaaacaatgcaCAAGAACAGCCTGGCACTACTTGTTTATCCAAATTGTCCACTACAAGTGGAGCATCTGCTAGAATCAATAGTAGCAGTGTAAAGCAGGAAGCTGCATCCTGTTCTCAAAGGCTTGTTGAGGCTTCTATTAATAAACCAGCAAACTCAAAGAGAGCGGTGAGTGTCTGATTTAGTTGCTGATTAAAAATTGATTTGAGTATTGTATTGGGGCAGACAAATGTTAGCACATAACTGTTTAATCTGAATTTAAAGATTTGGTGTGAGCAGTCTTAGTCTATTTACAACTTTTGCTTTATTGCAATCCCAGATGCCCTTTTTTTAATAGCAGATCTGAAACAGcttaaaattccttttattgCAACTTAATGATGAGAGTACTTATACGTTTTGTTGATGGCAATGTACTTGATTGCTGCTCTTGACCATCAGAAGGGGCTTGTTACAGAGATACTGGGTTTCACTCTGTAACTTCATATAGTTGATTGACTGAAGTTGTGAATGTTATTGCTGTACAGAGACTCAATCAGAACGATGAAATAAGTAGGACCAGACATTTATTGATCAATGTATGCAATTTTTGCCATGACAATATCTGCCATGTGCATTCTTGTTTAGGGAAATTTGGGATAGTATTTAAAATAGCTGGCAAGAGCATCAAATGCCGAAACAATTTGAAATACTGGATTAAAAAAGTACTAAAAGCTTAACACTTGttcttggctttttcttttgttgaagGAACAGGTGTATCAGGTGATGGTATGCTATGCAGAGtgctttcattctttttcctcttgagagAATAAGAACCTAAGtctcatcttttatttttttttctcctgttaagGATCCAAACAATTCTTTAACGCAATCTTCAAGAGTCACTGCTCCCTGTTCTAAAGAATCTGAAGTACAGCAACGGCCGGCAGAGAATCCCTGCAGTCCCCGGAAAGCTGAAGAGCGTATACAAACAGCCAAGTCAGCTTTGCCTCAACCAGTTCAGTCCAAAGCAGAGCCAGTCAAAGGAACACATGTGCAACTTGAACCTAAGGGTAAACCCACAACACCAGGTAGGCTGTTTTCTGGCTTcagtaaataaatattcattCAAATTAGGCCTATGTGTGCTGTGTTGAAAACAACATACTAGTTAAGAATTTAAGGTACCATACCAGATAATACCTATTTCCAGCTGTAAGTTGAATAAAAAGCTGATGAATTCTGTGATAATTATTTTAAGTTATACAGCTTCTGTATTTTGCATGGGATGTTTTCTTGGATGTGTTTTTAGTAACTCTTAAGAACAAAAGCAGCCTAAAATGTTAATTGAGactatttaaaatttatttcagattGTTTGGTGCTATATGTATCGATTTGATATATGCATATTTAGAAGAAATAGATTCTTGTTGCCACATAGGTGCTCTAACTTTGCAGTGTCTTTATTTTCAGTGATAGCATCGATGTCAAAACAAGTTAACATCCTCAGTTTTTAATTCAACCGCTTGTTGTGTCAGAATACTGGACTCTTGAACTCTTAACCTGGAAGTTTGAACTCTTAAAAATGATGGCCAGAAAAGCATGTTTTAGATATGCTGACAGTAATAGATAAGCTCAGTGAAGCAGGGTGGATGCCAAACAACATATCCTCCTCATGCACTAGAATGCTTATTTCTATGAAAGAAATGGGGCTGGTTATAGAGGAAATTTGGAAAAGGCAAGCCAGTTTAAATAACTGATGTATTACATATAGACTGTAGTAAGAGAGAGACATCTACTTGCTTTGATTTACTGTTCTATTAACATCACTGTTATGATTTGCATTTCAGGTTCAGTTTGTATAAAGTATAATGGAGTAAGAGCTGTAAAGGAGGCAGCTTAATTGCTTCACTGGGAACCTTCATCAGGATACAAAATTGCAGTGATTTCTTTAATATTGAGAGTTTCTTTCAAGGCAAAACAATTGTTCTTGTAGGGGGATCTGGAATTAAGCCCTTCCTGGAACGCTTTGGGGAGCGCTGTCAGGAGCGTAGTGCACGCAGCCCTGCTACGAACACTCCAGGGTGCAGAACGCCCACTGTTACCCCAAACACAAGGACAATCCAGGAGAGGCTTCtcaagcaaaatgaaaattcctCTACTGCCAGTTTAGCGCTTCAGCTTAAGCAGGTATGACTTGTTACATTCATAACTAGCTTATAAGCCTGGGGAAGGTTATTACTGTTGGTTCCCCTACCTGAGGAATCTGAAGTGTTGTGACACCTTAGGGCTGTCAGCTTTTCTCCCATTTCCCTTCATTTGTTTAGGAACGTGAACGGGAACTTGCATGCCTTCGTGGCCGATTTGATAGGGGCAATCTGTGGAGTGCGGAGAAAAGTGACAGTTCAAAGAGGAAGCTTCCAGAAGCTAAAATGGTAATGTGTTACCTCATCAATCAAAATATGATACTTTGAATTGCTTTAACATATTCTGAATACAGAGTTAGATGTGAAAATGTGTATAAGGGATAAAAACCTATGCTTTGGGAGTGCTTGGGCTGGCAAGACCACTTGTCTAGTGACTTGTTTGATTATTAACAAATTATTAGTTTATTTACCTCTTGTAGAATCAACCAAAATAAGTGATACTGCTTTGAGCCAATTGACTTATTTACTTTTTGATGATAAATGTGGGGGGTTTTATGTTCTATAACTGCAAAAGCAAAAGAGCTCCTCATGCAAACATTTAATATTTACTCCTTCAGATAAATATCTTGGATAAATAAATAGAGTATTGGATAGGCAACCTCTTTTTCCTAGCAGAtggtaaaatgtatttttttctggtagttttttggttgcttttaaCGTTACCTCCTGAATGCATTCTGGTTTTATTCTTGCCAGGAAAGCCAATCTCAGGCCAGTCCAAAACATCCTCCTAGTTCAGATGCCTCTGCTCTTGGATCTTCAGAAGACACATCAGCAGGTGACAGGCCAGCAAAGTCTCCCAGCGTGGAGTCTTCGGGTGAGAACTGCCATAGTTTGCCTGTGTCTAGTGCTGGACAGGAGCACTGCACTTGATATTCATGAGCAGAGAAAGAGGCCAGTAACGCTGATGTGTGGAACTGGACCTCTCCTTTGGTTACTGGTTCTTACTTAAATCTTCTTGTATGATAGTAGTATTTGCACTCCTATACCACTTGAAAGGATAGCAAGGCAAGactgtctttttgtttttcaatggGTATACCTATGTTTCAAACTTTAATGGAGGTTAAGGGCAGGGAAGTGAATGAGAATTGTCAGTTACATATTTAGTCTATCCTGTACCTGAGTAACCAAATTTCCACAAGAAGCTAATGGGGGGAAACTCTTCCCTTGTCAGTATCCCTTTGTGATATTGATTCTTATGGTAGGACACCTGAAAAGAATTGTGAGGTGCTCCTGGAATCCTTTCTGGTGCTTACTGAGCAGAAGCATCTTCAGCTCTCTGTGAAAAAAGTGTGAACTAACTTAGTTAATGTTCTTGGTAGACTGTTCACTTGAAAGATCTATCAAATGTCCTTCTAGAAAAATTGGGTTTGCATGCAGTGGTTTGTttagtggatttttttgtttgtctttttaaaattttccctttttgctcATGAGTGTCTGCACTCTGCTATGGTTTCAGCACTGTTTCTTGCAGTGTCAGTTTTCTGATTATAATATAGAAGTCTAGATGTACAGGTTGTGGAGGGTATTCTAATGGGGGTTTTTTGACATGTGGCTAACTGGAATATTTAATCTGGTGGTCTTTTTGTCAGTAGGACTTCTAAAATTCAATAACTAAAATAGAGGCTAGATATAATACTTCTTTTCTTTATAAACCCCTTAGACACTTCTAAATGTGAAGAGACTGATAAATCCAGTCCTCTGAAGACTGCAGAGTCAAAGAGCCCTGTAAAAGCAATGTCTGTCTCAAAACTTGAACAACTTGATGAGAAACCAAAAGGTTTGTATTGAGTAGACTAATATTGAGGACTTAGCTCTCTATAGCCCCTTGTCTAGGACAGTGTCAATAACCTTCAAGTCTGAACAatgaattcaaatgaaaacattttctgattCCCATGTGTTTTGTAATGAGATTTATGTAAAACAAATTAGGAAGCTTCAGTTATCATACATAAATAACCCTTCTCTCTTGACATTCAAGTCTTCAAGGAAGATTAAAAAGCTCATATTCAAGGCCCATTGGAAAAGGACAGAAACAACTGTCCTAGTGTTTGACTTGTGGTTAAGTTTCAGATGTATTTGAACTAAAAGGTTGAAATTTGTCTAAACTGTGCATCTATATATTCCCTTTCTGCATTGATTATGCAATATATGTAAAAGTGGTATATTAAAATAGCCATGGAAGGGTGCTTTTAGGTTCTATATGCCCAACTGcaaaaagtgctttttaatCAAGCTTGCTTGAAAGGCAAAACAAGTTTGCTTCTTTTTAATGACAGTCTTGATGCtactaatatattttaaaatgtcactcTTCAGATGAAGTATATGAAGGCAAAATGCGTGTGGATGACGAGATGAATAGCTCAAAGGTGATAAATGAGATTTTTGAAATTCTTCAAGAGGATGGTCCAGAcatagaaaagctgaagaaagaaatgagcaTGAGCCTGGAAGGTGAAAGTGATGAGGATGAGCAGGAAGAGtcactgaacatttcatcaatGTCTCTGTTAACCCCTCTAGTGGAATCTGTTGGTTCAGAGGTGAGAATTCAGGGAGGGTGGGGAAGGGCTTTTTTATCACACAGAGGTGTCCAATTGGCTTGTGAGCTGTGATATTTTGTAATATTAGGATATGTGTGCAAATAAAGAAGTTTCAAATGGTATTTTGCTAATGAGAGCATAATGAGGCaaagttatttttctctgaaaatagtGTAGCATATCGGATGCTCTGCTAAGCAAGTGGTCTGCTAAACCTGTTAGTAGTACTGGACTTGCAGTGGTATACATGCATTCAGTGGAGTGACCACTGATGAAAAATCTTAAGTAATTATGTAACTGCTCTGATTTGGAAGCTAAAGGTGACATCTCATTGAGTTCAATAATCTGTTAGTGtccttaaataaataaacttgcTCTGTGTCTGTACTTGTAAAATATCATCTGTTAAATAGTATTAAGCAAATTTACTGTTTATAAGTACAACaaataaaggagaaagaaaacagattatTAGTAGTAGTGGTATTATGTGAACAGATAGCTGtaatatgttttcttttcctcaggcCTTTGGTTCTCCTTCTAAGTCAACTGGGGAAGGTAGCAGTATCAGTGATGTCAGTCTGAAGTCTGAGAAGTTCCAAAGGACCAGAGTTCCGAGGGCAGAATCTGGAGACAGTATTGGCTCTGTGTCAGAAGATCGCAATCTTCCTTACAGGTAATAAGCACAACCCAACACCCCTGATTCTGTAAGTGTTCAAATTAAAACACTGGCTTTTTTAACTCTTCTAATGATGCATACCATTCAAACTACAAATTAAGCTTTTTTTGCAAGATCTCAGCCTTTATCAAAGATTGTGTAGTCTTTCATGTTGCTTAAACTTAAAATCAGCtgttaaaatcctttctttaaagCCATTTAGGCAAGTTAGAAAACTTCAATGTATGATACATGCCTATGTATCTTTTAAGAAGAGCTTTGCACACCTGTGAAACATTTTGTGatgtttcctttttcaaaagTGTCGATGCATACAGATCCCAAAGATTCAAGGAAACAGAACGTCCTTCAATAAAGCAAATAATTGTTCGCAAGGAAGATGTGGCTTCCAGACTAGAAATGAGAAGAAACGGCCCATCTGATCAAGTCaacatcaaaaagaaaatgcaggtaCCTAATATgcttctgaaaattatttttctaatctACTGTTTTCAAATTTAATTGCCCCCATGAATGTCCAGGATGTTAACATACTGCGTAGAACTGCAAAATAAGGTTGTTAGGTTATTTCTATTTTGCATAATTATCTCATGGTAGggaatgatgatgatgatgcataATTTGAACAGCTAATGCTTCACTTAAAAGGGTCATGTTATAGATTAACTCTGGAGAGAACAAGCCATTATTTTGATAAGAACACAGAGAATCAGTGTCTTAGCACTGCCTTTGAATTAGGCAGAATTTGTAAAAACCTACTTTCAGTAGGTAATATTCTGATCTTTAC is part of the Ammospiza nelsoni isolate bAmmNel1 chromosome 1, bAmmNel1.pri, whole genome shotgun sequence genome and encodes:
- the ANLN gene encoding anillin yields the protein MDPFTEKLLERTRARRENLQRKMAERPKMGARPTMQTKRAREPLAETGNQAPLPSDEVKPDTKPSPSKRLCPNDTETQAPSSENVQPVPSSSTSHDSPQMTSEPHKTASNRAPLVQPLENAKQNSKSETPAALSVKTRMQKLAEQRRCWDSEDPSECVPLSPLQSKDLCVSPPKQTSSALASETPIGRRGRLANLAATIGSWEDDLSHPSAKQNNAQEQPGTTCLSKLSTTSGASARINSSSVKQEAASCSQRLVEASINKPANSKRADPNNSLTQSSRVTAPCSKESEVQQRPAENPCSPRKAEERIQTAKSALPQPVQSKAEPVKGTHVQLEPKGKPTTPGGSGIKPFLERFGERCQERSARSPATNTPGCRTPTVTPNTRTIQERLLKQNENSSTASLALQLKQERERELACLRGRFDRGNLWSAEKSDSSKRKLPEAKMESQSQASPKHPPSSDASALGSSEDTSAGDRPAKSPSVESSDTSKCEETDKSSPLKTAESKSPVKAMSVSKLEQLDEKPKDEVYEGKMRVDDEMNSSKVINEIFEILQEDGPDIEKLKKEMSMSLEGESDEDEQEESLNISSMSLLTPLVESVGSEAFGSPSKSTGEGSSISDVSLKSEKFQRTRVPRAESGDSIGSVSEDRNLPYSVDAYRSQRFKETERPSIKQIIVRKEDVASRLEMRRNGPSDQVNIKKKMQELNNEINRQQTVIYQASQALNCCFDEEHGKGSQEEAEAERLLLFATEKRTALLEELNKLKSEGPHNKRNKAASTSAEFAPSRGSVSISEMRLPLKADFVCGTAQKPEAGNYYYVIILRSGAENMVATPLASTASSLNGDALTFTTTFTMHDVSNDFEINIEVYSWVQRKEGTSTDKRKKTNKSKVITPKRLLTSITSKSNLLTPAMASPGGPNAIRSTNFILVGSHKLSLSSVGNNRFALDKVPFLSPLEGHIYLKLKCQVDSSVEEKGFLTMFEDVSGFGAWHRRWCVLSGNCISYWTYPDDEKRKHPLGRVNLANCTNHQIEPANREFCARPNTFELITVRPQREDDRETLVSQCRDTLCVTKNWLSADTKEERNLWMQKLNQVLIDLRMWQPDACYKPSGKL